From a region of the Solanum stenotomum isolate F172 chromosome 2, ASM1918654v1, whole genome shotgun sequence genome:
- the LOC125856765 gene encoding putative UPF0481 protein At3g02645 — protein MVSIGPYHKNNDQLRPTEKYKLLYLRRFLKRNDRLDMDSCMNELKKLEEEALNCYDDIEGLNIKSHEFCTMLLLDGCFVVEFIRERCEICPRGEDEIIKTNIGCIYNQILRDLMLLENQLPFFVLNKLHDMTKHDDELPLVISNIYFMQYIYFHVMGTLRKHQMMTQRDICSCQMQQSFLKLELDETKAFLRNLIAYEQQSSEVQPKYFSDFAIFMDHIIDSDKDVNLLRQKGIIKHWMGEDKDVSSLFNKIGTGVTTYSTFYYDNECLRASQHCEKGLNRMIANLMHNYFSSPWVGASTVAAIILLVLTTIQTILAITSASK, from the exons ATGGTCTCTATTGGTCCTTACCATAAGAACAATGATCAACTTCGTCCGACGGAAAAGTACAAACTATTGTACCTACGACGGTTTCTTAAACGAAATGATAGGCTTGATATGGATAGTTGCATGAATGAATTGAAGAAATTGGAGGAGGAAGCACTGAATTGTTACGACGATATAGAAGGCCTCAATATTAAAAGCCACGAATTTTGCACAATGTTGTTGCTTGATGGTTGTTTTGTGGTTGAATTTATTCGAGAGCGTTGTGAAATATGTCCAAGAGGAGAAGACGaaattatcaaaactaacaTTGGTTGCATATATAATCAAATACTCCGAGACTTGATGTTACTAGAAAACCAACTTCCTTTCTTTGTCCTCAACAAGCTTCATGACATGACAAAGCATGATGATGAATTACCATTG GTAATATCAAACATTTACTTCATGCAGTACATATACTTTCATGTCATGGGAACCCTACGAAAACATCAAATGATGACACAACGTGACATATGTTCATGCCAAATGCAACAGAGCTTTCTGAAGCTGGAGT TAGATGAGACGAAAGCCTTCCTGCGAAATCTCATTGCTTATGAGCAACAATCATCTGAAGTACAACCTAAATATTTCAGTGATTTTGCAATTTTCATGGATCATATTATCGACTCAGACAAAGATGTGAATTTGCTTCGCCAGAAAGGAATCATAAAGCATTGGATGGGAGAGGACAAAGACGTGTCTAGCCTCTTCAACAAAATCGGAACTGGGGTCACTACGTATTCCACCTTTTATTATGATAACGAATGCTTAAGAGCATCTCAACATTGTGAAAAAGGATTGAACAGGATGATAGCAAATTTGATGCACAATTATTTTAGTAGTCCTTGGGTAGGAGCATCAACTGTTGCAGCCATCATACTCCTCGTACTCACAACTATACAGACTATTCTAGCTATCACAAGTGCCTCTAAGTAA